In a genomic window of Flavobacterium lipolyticum:
- a CDS encoding glycosyltransferase has translation MELNEFRTSSGEIILYNGQPDLEKLEVLCSGAGDIWHSSFEQGYKNAFPELVYQTATFFWYINDFDNLDECVSWRINSNAFAIRKSVWETLGGFDPEYQNHQIQALDFGYNALRNSAAIPLYIKGLFTDNIKERINITAKDRYIFFRKNFKKEHSLFMLYREGFWKTKEWNAFFYAAKNFKRSSEKPVIKPRELNCIEGKPSVSYIIPTMMRQDFTLQLLEDLSVQSYPVAQVVVLDATPEALRNEKLYSEKDFPFELIVKWQQTKGSCRARNEAIELCTGEYIVFGDDDVRVQSNFIENHIRLMQTYKVSVCNGLDVRADNEQQELKDLEVKLEKLGEKRWKSGASSTFSNANSCVKTEYVRKLTGNDINFDGGYGEDTDFGISLAKLGQVVILNPFSPNLHLKPPAGGYRFWGSQAKITGKKRKTQPWELDTPVKTIRPVPSPTIMYGIVKHFTPQQVIEYKYKYFFLYLFKGSKKGLLYRFFRIPYKNLQFKKSLFYAKKLNDLGVRYK, from the coding sequence ATGGAATTGAATGAGTTTAGAACAAGTAGTGGAGAGATTATTCTTTACAATGGGCAACCTGACTTAGAGAAACTGGAAGTTTTGTGTTCTGGCGCCGGAGATATTTGGCATAGTTCATTTGAACAAGGTTATAAAAATGCTTTCCCGGAATTGGTTTATCAAACGGCTACTTTTTTTTGGTATATCAATGATTTTGATAATCTGGACGAGTGCGTGAGCTGGCGGATTAATTCAAATGCATTTGCCATTCGAAAATCTGTCTGGGAAACTTTAGGCGGGTTTGATCCTGAATATCAAAATCATCAAATTCAGGCATTAGATTTTGGGTATAACGCATTACGGAATTCTGCTGCAATTCCACTTTATATAAAAGGTTTATTTACGGATAATATCAAAGAGAGAATTAATATAACAGCAAAAGACAGATACATTTTTTTTAGAAAAAACTTTAAAAAAGAACATTCATTATTCATGCTTTATCGGGAAGGTTTCTGGAAGACGAAAGAATGGAATGCTTTTTTTTATGCTGCGAAAAATTTTAAGAGAAGCTCTGAAAAACCAGTTATTAAACCCCGTGAGTTAAATTGTATCGAAGGTAAACCATCTGTTAGTTATATCATTCCAACAATGATGCGCCAGGATTTTACCTTGCAATTGTTAGAAGATTTGAGCGTGCAGAGTTATCCCGTTGCACAAGTAGTGGTACTCGATGCAACTCCCGAAGCGCTCAGAAATGAAAAATTGTATTCTGAAAAAGATTTTCCTTTTGAGTTAATTGTTAAATGGCAGCAAACAAAAGGAAGCTGCAGAGCCCGTAATGAAGCTATAGAGTTGTGTACGGGTGAATATATCGTTTTTGGAGATGACGATGTTCGTGTACAGTCAAATTTCATTGAAAATCATATCAGGTTAATGCAAACCTATAAAGTGAGTGTCTGTAATGGCTTAGATGTCAGAGCAGATAATGAACAACAGGAATTAAAAGATTTAGAAGTTAAACTTGAAAAATTAGGAGAGAAAAGATGGAAATCTGGTGCATCCTCAACTTTTAGTAATGCCAATTCTTGTGTGAAAACTGAATATGTCAGAAAGCTAACAGGCAACGATATTAACTTTGATGGAGGTTATGGTGAAGATACTGATTTTGGAATATCGTTAGCTAAATTAGGACAAGTGGTTATTTTAAACCCTTTTTCTCCAAATTTGCATTTAAAGCCACCTGCTGGCGGGTACCGTTTTTGGGGGAGTCAGGCTAAAATCACAGGGAAAAAGAGAAAAACACAGCCATGGGAATTAGATACTCCGGTAAAGACAATTCGTCCCGTACCAAGTCCGACAATAATGTACGGTATTGTAAAGCATTTTACTCCTCAGCAAGTAATCGAGTACAAGTACAAATATTTTTTTCTATACCTCTTTAAAGGTTCCAAAAAAGGTCTTTTGTATCGATTTTTTAGAATTCCGTACAAAAATCTTCAGTTTAAAAAATCACTATTTTATGCTAAGAAATTAAACGATTTGGGAGTCAGATATAAATAA
- a CDS encoding glycosyltransferase family 4 protein produces MKIAFLTPEYPHAATGNSGGLGTSIKSLAIGLLEKGVSVRILVYGQHKDDIFMDNGIIIQQIKNKKLKGLSWFLTRKKIENIINQLFSAKEIDLVETADWTGITSFIQPQKCPVVIRLHGSDTYFCHLDNRPVKWINKFHEKRALKKATALLSVSQFTADTTNQVFGLSKKFIVIPNLVDLNLFQPSNNSVPDDKSIFYFGSLIRKKGLLELPLIFNEVVENDPAAKLILVGKDVPDIISGNLSTWQMMQDLFSERAKANVSYLGSVSYSEIKKKIEQATVCIFPSFAEAFPVSWLEAMAMQKAIVASDIGWAGEVIIDGESGFLVDPKNHSLFATKILHFLDNSMLTKVTGEKARSRVEQFFSTDKITNDNINFYKKIINPE; encoded by the coding sequence ATGAAAATAGCTTTTTTAACACCAGAATATCCTCACGCTGCTACTGGAAACTCAGGCGGTTTGGGAACAAGTATTAAAAGCTTAGCGATTGGACTTTTAGAAAAAGGAGTTTCGGTTCGTATTTTGGTATATGGTCAGCATAAAGATGATATTTTTATGGATAACGGGATCATTATCCAACAAATAAAAAATAAGAAATTAAAAGGATTATCGTGGTTTCTGACCAGAAAAAAAATAGAGAACATAATCAATCAGTTATTTTCTGCTAAAGAAATTGACTTAGTAGAAACGGCAGACTGGACAGGAATTACTTCTTTTATTCAGCCTCAAAAATGTCCGGTTGTAATACGACTACACGGATCTGATACCTATTTTTGTCATCTGGATAATCGTCCTGTAAAATGGATTAATAAGTTTCATGAAAAAAGAGCTCTGAAAAAAGCAACAGCCCTGTTATCGGTAAGCCAATTTACAGCAGATACAACAAATCAGGTTTTTGGTCTGAGTAAAAAATTTATAGTGATTCCCAATCTTGTTGATCTAAATTTGTTCCAGCCTTCAAACAATTCGGTCCCTGATGATAAAAGCATATTTTATTTTGGGAGTCTGATTAGAAAAAAAGGACTTTTAGAATTGCCTTTAATTTTTAATGAGGTGGTAGAGAACGATCCCGCAGCAAAACTCATTTTAGTAGGGAAAGATGTTCCGGATATTATTTCCGGTAATTTGTCGACCTGGCAAATGATGCAGGATCTTTTTTCAGAAAGAGCCAAAGCAAATGTTTCTTATTTAGGAAGTGTTTCTTATTCCGAAATTAAGAAGAAGATTGAACAGGCTACAGTTTGTATATTTCCTTCGTTTGCAGAAGCTTTTCCGGTTTCCTGGCTTGAAGCTATGGCGATGCAAAAAGCAATTGTGGCGTCTGATATTGGTTGGGCAGGAGAAGTGATTATTGATGGAGAAAGTGGTTTTTTAGTTGACCCAAAGAACCATAGTTTGTTTGCAACCAAAATTCTTCACTTTCTTGATAATTCAATGTTGACAAAAGTGACAGGAGAAAAAGCAAGAAGCAGAGTGGAACAATTTTTTAGCACCGATAAAATAACAAATGACAATATTAATTTTTATAAAAAAATAATAAATCCGGAATAG
- a CDS encoding glycosyltransferase family 2 protein: MKFSLIICTYMRPQPLLELLQSVKTQTLYPDEILIIDGSLNKESEIILSQNSFQNLKYFLVDDQNRGLTRQRNFGIGKVGQDMEVVCFLDDDTILESDYFEKILQTYSAFSDAMGVGGYITNEVKWEKATENYIPQINEFYFDGWKRKDGSRFVLRKKLHLDSNCLPGFSPLFSHGRSIGFLPPSGKTYEAEQLMGGVSSFKKIVFEKLSFSTYFEGYGLYEDADFTLRVAKIGKLYVNTAARLGHFHAETGRPNRYYYGKMVVRNGWYVWRVKNPNPNFKDRCKWNAITLLLILIRFSNTFTSNNKKAAFTESLGRILGWFSLIFNKPGE, encoded by the coding sequence ATGAAATTTTCCTTAATCATTTGTACTTATATGCGTCCTCAGCCTTTGCTGGAGTTATTGCAATCCGTAAAGACACAAACTTTATATCCGGATGAAATTTTAATTATTGACGGTTCATTAAATAAGGAATCAGAAATTATTTTAAGTCAGAATTCATTCCAAAATTTAAAGTACTTTTTAGTCGATGATCAAAATCGCGGACTCACCAGACAAAGGAATTTTGGTATTGGTAAAGTTGGTCAGGATATGGAAGTTGTTTGTTTTTTGGATGATGACACAATTCTGGAATCAGATTATTTTGAAAAAATATTACAAACCTATAGTGCGTTTTCGGATGCTATGGGCGTAGGAGGTTATATTACGAATGAAGTAAAATGGGAAAAAGCAACAGAAAATTACATTCCTCAGATTAATGAATTTTATTTTGACGGATGGAAACGCAAAGATGGGAGTAGATTTGTTTTGCGAAAAAAACTTCATTTAGACAGCAATTGTCTTCCCGGTTTTTCTCCTTTATTTTCACACGGCAGAAGTATTGGTTTCTTACCACCCAGTGGTAAAACATATGAAGCTGAGCAATTAATGGGAGGTGTTTCTTCCTTTAAAAAAATAGTTTTTGAGAAGCTGTCATTTTCGACCTATTTTGAAGGATATGGTTTATATGAAGATGCTGATTTTACTTTAAGAGTTGCAAAAATTGGCAAACTTTATGTAAATACAGCTGCAAGATTAGGTCATTTTCATGCCGAAACAGGAAGACCCAACCGGTATTATTACGGAAAAATGGTCGTTAGAAACGGATGGTATGTCTGGCGTGTTAAAAACCCCAATCCGAATTTTAAGGATAGATGCAAGTGGAATGCAATTACATTACTTTTGATCTTAATTAGATTTAGTAATACATTTACCTCAAATAATAAAAAGGCCGCTTTTACAGAAAGTCTTGGCAGAATTTTAGGCTGGTTTAGTTTAATTTTTAATAAACCTGGAGAATAA
- a CDS encoding glycosyltransferase — protein MKLLIVSSAPLIYKNQIPFAYSPYVKELIVLEQFSDDFIFCCPVWEKDRGLLITEIPFTFKKHFQLKDFNLSSFSNILKSFFFSFYNILILFKAMKNADHIHLRCPGNIGLLACFVQVFFPNKPKTAKYAGNWDPKSKQPYSYKIQKWVLNNTFLTRNMKVLVYGEWKNQSQNIKPFFTATYADAEKESVKKRSFENRIEFIFVGSLVIGKNPLYAIQLVHELLERGYNVVLSLYGEGAERNSLEKYIEINNLENEIVLHGNQDLETVKKAYQKSHFVILPSKSEGWPKAIAEGMFWGCVPIATKISCVPFMLDYGNRGLLLEMDFEKDVNQISGILENQMLFFNKSNLAGKWSQNYTTDVFEAEIKKLLSK, from the coding sequence ATGAAATTATTAATTGTCTCATCGGCGCCATTAATTTATAAAAACCAAATTCCATTTGCTTATAGTCCTTATGTGAAGGAGCTAATCGTTTTAGAACAGTTTAGCGATGATTTTATTTTCTGCTGTCCGGTTTGGGAAAAAGACAGAGGGCTTTTAATTACTGAAATCCCTTTTACTTTTAAAAAGCATTTTCAGCTTAAAGATTTTAATTTAAGTTCTTTTTCAAATATTCTGAAATCCTTTTTTTTTAGTTTTTATAATATTTTGATTCTATTTAAAGCAATGAAAAATGCAGACCATATTCATTTGCGCTGTCCCGGAAATATAGGTTTGTTGGCATGTTTTGTTCAGGTGTTTTTTCCAAATAAACCTAAAACAGCTAAATATGCGGGTAATTGGGATCCTAAAAGTAAACAACCTTACAGTTATAAAATTCAAAAATGGGTTTTAAACAATACTTTTTTGACTCGAAATATGAAAGTTTTGGTATATGGAGAATGGAAAAATCAGTCGCAAAATATTAAGCCTTTTTTTACGGCGACCTATGCTGACGCAGAAAAAGAAAGTGTTAAAAAAAGAAGCTTTGAAAATAGGATAGAATTTATTTTTGTAGGAAGTCTTGTTATAGGGAAAAATCCTTTATATGCCATACAATTAGTTCATGAATTATTAGAAAGAGGATATAATGTAGTGTTAAGTTTATATGGTGAAGGGGCTGAAAGAAATTCTTTAGAAAAGTATATCGAAATCAATAATTTAGAAAACGAGATTGTTTTACATGGAAATCAGGATCTGGAAACAGTAAAAAAAGCCTATCAAAAAAGTCATTTTGTCATCTTGCCATCAAAGAGCGAAGGCTGGCCAAAAGCAATTGCTGAAGGAATGTTTTGGGGATGTGTGCCTATTGCAACAAAAATATCCTGTGTTCCCTTTATGCTCGATTATGGTAACAGAGGCCTTTTGTTAGAAATGGATTTCGAGAAAGATGTTAATCAAATAAGCGGAATACTGGAAAATCAAATGCTCTTTTTTAACAAAAGTAATTTAGCTGGCAAGTGGTCACAAAATTATACGACCGATGTTTTTGAAGCCGAAATTAAAAAACTCTTGTCAAAATGA
- a CDS encoding glycosyltransferase, whose translation MRIVQIIDSLEAGGAERMAINYANSLSKNISFSGLVVSRKEGLLVNQIDQKVSYLFLKKKKTIDLQAVFRLRKYLKKNKADLIHAHSSSFFIAVLVKLTLPKIKIIWHDHYGISQDLSARKNLSLKAGSFFFTGIIAVNSALKDWAKSYLWCSNIVYFPNFIIDAVSTEKQILSGVAGKRIICVANLRPQKNHDLLIDAANLIKDKFADWTFHLFGKDFDDTYSEKLKKKVSDLKLQETVFFYGTSGNVSSALQQCEIAVLPSLSEGLPLAVLEYGLHRVPVVATNVGEISKIITSEKEGLIVEPDNLKEFTVAIEKLIVSGKYRDEMALGLYNKVQLNYSESAIVKEYLLWLKSLPTFAS comes from the coding sequence ATGAGAATCGTACAAATAATAGACTCCCTAGAAGCTGGCGGAGCAGAACGTATGGCTATTAATTATGCCAATTCGTTATCAAAAAACATATCGTTTTCTGGTTTAGTTGTTTCCCGTAAAGAAGGATTGTTGGTCAATCAAATAGATCAAAAAGTTTCTTATTTGTTCCTGAAGAAAAAAAAAACAATAGATCTTCAGGCTGTTTTCAGGTTACGAAAGTATTTAAAGAAGAATAAAGCAGATCTGATTCATGCTCACAGTTCCTCGTTTTTTATTGCCGTTTTAGTGAAATTGACGTTGCCCAAAATCAAAATTATATGGCACGACCATTATGGTATTTCGCAAGATCTGTCTGCCCGGAAAAATTTAAGCTTAAAAGCAGGCTCCTTTTTCTTTACAGGTATTATTGCAGTAAATTCAGCTTTGAAAGACTGGGCTAAATCTTATTTATGGTGTTCAAACATTGTTTATTTCCCTAACTTTATAATTGATGCTGTTTCTACTGAAAAACAAATTTTAAGCGGTGTAGCAGGCAAGCGAATCATTTGTGTAGCGAATTTACGCCCGCAAAAAAATCACGATTTATTAATTGATGCTGCCAATTTGATTAAAGACAAATTCGCTGATTGGACATTTCATTTATTCGGTAAAGATTTTGATGACACCTATTCAGAAAAACTGAAAAAAAAGGTCAGTGATCTAAAACTTCAGGAAACAGTTTTCTTTTATGGAACAAGCGGTAATGTTAGCTCAGCATTACAACAATGCGAGATAGCTGTTTTGCCATCACTTTCAGAAGGGCTTCCTTTGGCTGTCTTAGAATATGGTTTGCATAGAGTACCCGTTGTGGCAACCAATGTAGGTGAAATCTCAAAAATAATTACCTCTGAAAAAGAAGGATTAATAGTAGAACCTGATAACTTAAAAGAGTTTACCGTAGCAATCGAAAAATTAATAGTATCTGGTAAATACAGAGATGAAATGGCTTTAGGATTGTACAATAAAGTTCAGTTAAATTATAGTGAAAGTGCGATTGTAAAAGAATATCTTTTATGGTTAAAATCTTTACCTACTTTTGCATCTTGA
- a CDS encoding MBOAT family O-acyltransferase has protein sequence MFFNSLAFAIFLPIVFFLYWFVCNKTKKAQNALLIIASYYFYSCWDWRFLFLLIFSTFLDYYTGIQIEKGKSEQSRKFWFWLSISVNLGFLGIFKYYNFFAASFSELLNSGGFKASPILLNVILPVGISFYTFHGLSYVIDIYYKRIKAEYNFVDYSLFVSYFPLLVAGPIERATHLLPQVKVKREFNFQIAKEGVYQIIWGLIKKVVIADTCATYANAVFDNYSSMNSLSLILGAIYFAFQIYGDFSGYSDIALGVSKLFGLDLLRNFNYPYFSRDIAEFWRRWHISLSSWFRDYLYIPLGGSKGGIWMKIRNTFIIFIVSGFWHGANWTYITWGFINAIYFLPLLLSNSNRNNIDEIKLSFNTDSVKVIFNILFTFFITCIAWVFFRAKTITDAVSYLKRMIFNGDFYSQYLDNERYNYEVLPMIVLFVLVEWNNRTKEEPLSGKRSMLRVILALGAILAFGTYSDYKEFIYFQF, from the coding sequence ATGTTTTTTAATTCCTTAGCATTCGCTATTTTTTTGCCAATCGTTTTCTTTCTATACTGGTTTGTATGTAATAAAACAAAAAAAGCTCAAAATGCTTTATTAATTATCGCAAGCTACTATTTCTATTCCTGTTGGGATTGGAGATTTTTATTTTTACTCATTTTCTCAACTTTTTTAGATTATTATACCGGGATTCAAATCGAGAAAGGGAAATCAGAGCAAAGTCGAAAGTTTTGGTTTTGGCTCAGTATTTCAGTTAATTTAGGGTTTTTAGGAATTTTTAAATACTATAACTTTTTTGCCGCATCTTTTTCAGAATTATTAAATTCGGGGGGATTCAAAGCAAGTCCGATATTGTTAAATGTTATTCTCCCTGTTGGAATTTCATTCTATACTTTTCACGGACTATCTTATGTTATTGATATCTATTACAAACGTATAAAGGCCGAATACAACTTTGTTGATTATTCATTGTTTGTGAGTTATTTTCCATTACTTGTTGCCGGACCAATAGAGAGAGCAACGCATTTACTGCCTCAGGTAAAAGTTAAGAGAGAGTTTAATTTTCAAATCGCCAAAGAAGGTGTGTATCAAATCATTTGGGGATTGATCAAAAAAGTAGTTATTGCAGATACATGTGCTACTTATGCCAATGCTGTTTTTGACAATTATTCTTCCATGAATTCATTGTCGCTTATCTTAGGGGCCATATATTTTGCATTTCAAATTTATGGTGATTTTTCAGGATACTCTGATATTGCATTGGGAGTTTCAAAATTGTTTGGATTAGATTTACTTAGAAATTTCAATTATCCCTATTTTTCAAGGGATATTGCAGAATTTTGGCGTCGCTGGCACATTTCTCTTTCCTCATGGTTTCGCGATTACCTGTATATTCCGTTGGGAGGAAGTAAAGGAGGTATTTGGATGAAAATCAGAAATACGTTTATCATTTTTATAGTAAGCGGATTTTGGCATGGAGCGAACTGGACTTACATCACCTGGGGATTTATAAATGCCATATACTTTCTACCATTGCTGTTATCCAACAGTAACCGCAATAATATAGACGAGATTAAACTTAGTTTTAATACTGATTCTGTAAAAGTGATATTCAATATTCTTTTTACATTTTTTATCACTTGTATAGCCTGGGTGTTTTTTAGAGCAAAAACAATTACGGATGCTGTATCCTACTTAAAGCGAATGATTTTTAATGGGGATTTTTATTCTCAATATCTTGATAACGAGCGTTACAATTATGAGGTATTGCCTATGATCGTATTATTTGTTTTGGTCGAATGGAATAACAGAACCAAAGAAGAGCCTCTTTCAGGAAAAAGAAGTATGTTGAGGGTGATTTTGGCCCTAGGTGCTATACTGGCATTTGGAACTTATTCAGATTACAAAGAATTTATATATTTTCAATTTTAA
- a CDS encoding O-antigen ligase family protein produces MKNKKEYYILLLLIHAVIAVVVFAMPFLSKIYALLIPVVGLFIVYRTKNANNEVLIVAAYLVGVEVFLRMTGGNFNNEYVKVNVIFFMLLGMIYRNFSTNAFIYWFFLILLIPGILITSTTFNPSIDVKKSLVFNLSGPLCLAISSIYMFKRRILFPDLQKVLVAMGLPILSTTVYLFLFNPSVRDVVTGTQSNFETSGGFGPNQVSTALGLGMFVFFTQLILFSKSKMKIILNGVLLIFVTYRGIVTFSRGGVLTAVVMIVCLLFLLYKYSNLRGKNKFVLVFILTGLIGMGVWAYSSFQTKGLIEKRYANQDARGRDKKDRLGGREQIMNEEFALFSDNPILGVGAGMGRYARAERFRDDAASHNEITRMLSEHGLFGVFGLIILFLTPFVVYISNKQHLYFLSFFAFWLLTINHAAMRTAAPAFVYALSLLFVQVKIPEKAENSVD; encoded by the coding sequence ATGAAAAATAAAAAAGAATATTACATTCTTCTGCTTCTAATTCATGCAGTAATTGCCGTGGTCGTTTTTGCCATGCCTTTTTTATCGAAAATATATGCGCTTTTAATTCCTGTTGTTGGTCTTTTTATTGTTTACCGGACTAAAAATGCAAACAATGAAGTACTGATAGTAGCGGCATATTTAGTTGGCGTTGAGGTTTTTTTGCGGATGACCGGAGGGAATTTTAACAATGAATATGTTAAAGTCAATGTCATTTTTTTCATGCTGTTGGGTATGATATACCGTAATTTCTCGACAAATGCCTTTATATATTGGTTTTTTTTGATTTTGCTGATTCCAGGTATCTTAATAACATCTACCACTTTTAATCCTTCTATAGATGTTAAAAAATCATTGGTGTTTAATTTATCAGGACCCTTATGTTTAGCAATATCTTCAATTTATATGTTTAAAAGAAGAATTTTGTTCCCGGATTTGCAAAAAGTGTTAGTTGCAATGGGATTACCCATATTGAGCACAACAGTATATTTGTTTTTATTTAACCCTAGCGTTAGAGATGTAGTCACCGGAACACAATCTAATTTTGAAACTTCCGGAGGATTTGGTCCTAATCAGGTTTCTACCGCTTTGGGTTTAGGGATGTTTGTGTTTTTTACACAATTGATATTGTTTTCAAAATCGAAAATGAAAATTATTTTAAACGGAGTTTTGCTAATATTTGTGACCTATAGAGGTATTGTTACTTTTTCAAGAGGAGGAGTTCTAACAGCAGTGGTTATGATTGTTTGTTTATTATTCTTGCTATATAAGTACTCAAATCTACGAGGGAAAAATAAATTCGTACTGGTTTTTATTCTTACGGGATTAATAGGTATGGGAGTTTGGGCGTACTCTTCTTTTCAGACCAAAGGACTTATAGAAAAACGGTATGCCAATCAGGATGCTAGAGGACGGGATAAAAAAGACCGTTTAGGAGGAAGGGAGCAAATTATGAATGAAGAGTTTGCCCTTTTTAGCGATAACCCCATTTTAGGAGTTGGAGCAGGTATGGGGAGATATGCTAGGGCAGAAAGATTTAGAGATGACGCTGCTTCCCACAACGAAATCACCCGTATGTTGAGTGAACATGGTTTGTTTGGAGTTTTTGGACTGATAATACTATTTCTGACCCCTTTTGTTGTCTATATAAGTAACAAGCAGCATCTCTACTTTTTATCATTTTTTGCCTTTTGGCTGTTAACGATTAATCATGCTGCCATGCGTACCGCAGCACCGGCTTTTGTATATGCACTATCATTACTTTTTGTGCAGGTTAAAATTCCTGAAAAAGCAGAAAATTCCGTCGATTAA
- a CDS encoding glycosyltransferase family 4 protein, with product MTKVAVICNYKLLPERVGGMDYFFWDFDKKCKENNIDIDWFFPNSSNHGNYPNLTIYSSQELAPENNFLSFCKERKPEYTHIITHFVELCTSFFYKVKKVSNAEVIAVDHNPRPLNGYSLKKKINKRLKGILFSGYIDVFVGVSNYTVKEILNDFGTHIKAKTITIYNGVIIDSILTRANRANTQPVFLVASHLRESKGIQDLIEAVYLLSAEIKKEIKIGVYGEGPYEQHLLEKVKEYKVQDCFIFMGSKPNLNEIFSQYDYMLQPTHMECFSLSILESLAANVPVITTNVGGNTEAITSGENGYIFETKNVKALAGILEDVYSGRKKISINTRELIANSFSLPKMVENHFALLKQNGLKF from the coding sequence ATGACTAAGGTAGCTGTAATTTGTAATTATAAATTACTTCCGGAAAGAGTAGGAGGTATGGATTATTTTTTCTGGGATTTTGATAAGAAATGTAAAGAAAATAACATTGATATCGATTGGTTTTTTCCTAATAGTTCCAATCATGGTAATTATCCCAATCTAACTATTTACAGCAGTCAAGAACTAGCTCCTGAAAATAATTTTCTTTCTTTTTGCAAAGAACGTAAACCAGAGTACACGCATATCATTACTCATTTCGTAGAATTATGCACCTCCTTTTTTTATAAGGTAAAGAAAGTTTCAAATGCTGAGGTCATTGCTGTAGATCATAATCCAAGACCTTTAAACGGATATTCATTAAAAAAGAAAATAAATAAAAGACTCAAAGGAATTCTATTCTCAGGATATATTGATGTTTTTGTTGGGGTATCCAACTATACTGTAAAAGAAATTTTAAATGACTTTGGAACTCATATAAAAGCAAAAACGATCACGATTTATAACGGAGTAATTATAGATTCAATTTTAACAAGAGCCAACAGAGCTAACACTCAACCCGTTTTTTTAGTTGCTTCTCACCTTAGAGAATCTAAAGGAATTCAGGATTTAATTGAAGCAGTATATCTTCTGTCTGCTGAAATAAAAAAGGAGATTAAAATAGGGGTATATGGTGAAGGACCTTATGAACAGCATTTATTAGAAAAAGTTAAAGAATATAAAGTACAGGATTGTTTCATTTTTATGGGTAGTAAACCTAATTTAAATGAAATTTTTTCGCAGTACGATTATATGTTGCAGCCGACCCATATGGAATGTTTTAGCCTGTCAATTCTGGAAAGTCTTGCGGCAAACGTTCCTGTAATTACGACTAATGTAGGTGGAAATACCGAAGCAATAACCTCAGGAGAAAATGGATATATTTTTGAGACCAAAAATGTAAAAGCACTGGCAGGAATTCTTGAAGATGTTTATTCAGGGCGCAAAAAGATATCCATTAATACAAGAGAATTAATTGCGAATTCCTTTTCTTTGCCGAAAATGGTCGAAAATCATTTTGCACTACTCAAACAAAATGGATTAAAATTTTAA
- a CDS encoding serine O-acetyltransferase, which translates to MNLFQLIKSDYRKYRKYGGHFFVIVFFTQGFWATFQYRIAHYIYTNIAWKLFRLPLLFSTLMWQKTIEILTGISIASSVKIGHSFYVGHFGGIIINAKAIIGDNCNISQGVTIGVSGHGEKRGTPILGNNVYIGANAVVAGKITIGNNVLIGACSMVKDSLPENAVAMGVPAVIISQNGSKGYI; encoded by the coding sequence ATGAATCTATTTCAACTTATAAAGTCAGATTATAGGAAGTACCGCAAGTATGGCGGTCATTTCTTTGTAATTGTATTTTTTACTCAGGGCTTTTGGGCTACTTTTCAGTATAGGATCGCCCATTATATTTATACTAACATTGCCTGGAAATTATTTAGACTTCCTCTGTTGTTCTCTACTTTAATGTGGCAAAAAACTATTGAAATTCTCACAGGGATTTCTATAGCATCTTCTGTAAAAATTGGACATTCCTTTTACGTAGGTCATTTTGGGGGTATTATTATCAATGCAAAGGCTATTATTGGAGATAATTGTAATATCTCACAAGGCGTTACTATTGGAGTATCAGGTCATGGTGAAAAGAGAGGAACACCAATTTTAGGGAATAATGTATACATTGGAGCTAATGCAGTAGTTGCCGGTAAAATTACTATTGGTAATAATGTACTCATTGGTGCCTGCTCGATGGTTAAAGATTCTTTACCGGAGAATGCTGTTGCAATGGGGGTTCCGGCGGTAATCATTTCTCAAAACGGTTCAAAAGGATATATTTAA